The genomic region ctcccggcctcgctcctccactcacaccactgcttccactccaccacccactctgcctgctcccgtcacaccTGTTGCGTCATCCACCACCACAGCCACACCcactacctccactacgccagcttccactgctcctcctcccgctcccgcttcagctcctcctgtccctccacctcgattccgggagcgcgatgagactgaggttcgaccacttgctgcggatcccagactctttgaccttcagcgtgctacagcggcactggtacgtaggttcagatacgtacccgtagagtcttggttaccagctcagagggaccctgcagcagttgacctattcagcacacatattcaggagtcgtttttcagagctcagatgtctacTCAGATAGCTATGTGAGTGCACCGGCTCTTGGaccttccagcttttctgctcgccgccggtgctgactctgaggcacacctcacatatctgcctggccttctgacccttttgactaccagcggcaggtatgttgaggagtgggtccgagtcttctacgcctctgtatggatagacccggatcatcactggatgaggtttcgttttgagcgagaggatgtcaccattactgcaactcagattcgccagctctttggatttcccgagtcgacgactcgtcttcacagcctctgctacggcacctctgaccctcctcgtcgccctcatggcggtgtggctccgggtacagctcacgtcgcggctctgttccgcccgcccttctcagatgggtcgcgacgttcaccggcagattttactaTAGCAGCCAAGTATTTATttgagcttatcagacggactcttctgccgaggatgggatacagggaggctaccacacatattcagctctggctccttggtgccctggtctcccactctgagtttgacatcgtggatttccttatttgtgagatcgaggacaccgttttggatgggattcgtgctcgtagacagttgccatatgctcactacttatgccacatctttgcgtagctgattcagcctcctcggtttcagggcacacttgaggcctcacgcctcgtttttggatcctaccgtcctgcgcctgcggctcctgtgccagcttctgctcctgtttttgactctcaggccgaggacgcTGCTCTTCGTCAGTTCGACACTTAGGatacagcagctgatgatgatgatgatgatgattttggggttcctcctccgcctccgcctcctatgcctccacgctcacatgatcatgaggctgggagttctagtgctgcccctgctgcccctccggctatggaccctgctcttgcttcgattctccagtctatcactcagcagcaggctcacctggcagccgagcaggcccggttatccgagaggatgctctcgatgtttcagaacatgcaggacaggcaggatgcgctttagcagcagctactccaggatcgggctgagagcaaggcattcatggctcttatgctacagcagtctggtgtctcaattcctccggttcagtctactccacctcctccgcttcacgctccagttgtGCCATCGATTCTGTCAGGACCCCCTGTTCCTTCTGTTGGTCCTTCTCCGCTCTGGCCGGTCACTTTAGCTTTCACCTCtctggttctcagctctgtctgcccgcagccgccagtgccaccagcatctgctgttaccactactgttgtggcagtatctgtgaccacttctgttctggcagctcctgcagcgtggcctcagtccgagtcagtaccagctccagcttctaccacaGATCCTGGAtctgagactgactctgaccctccaccggcgttcgctctgctgcctcgaccgcgaccggatgcgccctcgCCGCCTCTTcccgcttcagatgtttaggttcgggtacccttttggtgtttgacgccaaagggggagagatatgagttgtgagagctagggggagttagagagttagtagagagtcattttgatgtaatatatgtacttgctactctctgtactagcttgatgtttttggctcacaaactcgttatatactctcgttgcttatgattgactgtgtgtattatgttttcaccttatattttatcaccagtcttctagttcttgtttcattgatttaacttcacttttatatgaacaagaatcttatgatgtgtatgcgctcactcttattattatggtacacgttctttccgtcaaagattactgagtataactaaccatcctttctattgatagaaacttcaaaacaaactactctctcaaaacttgtagggttgtcatcaatcaccaaaaagggggagattgaaagcatctaggcccctggttggttttagtgattaatgacaacgtaatattatatgtgactaacgtatgttttgtagagacaaatggtaagttaggtcgcatgacaggtagaagtactacaacgtgaaaacaatcccggagataagaactcgaagcgacggctaaaccgatgaaacaaaaggtgaaagtctacggagtccgagtgtcaaggagatgtggacactcgcgatttagttaggtcttttattctcttttagccgtactataaagaggggttgtcgatgagtagtttgaccaagagagttctagtgtagtgttggtgcacaatcacactcacatacaatgccaggtgtcactctagaactcactcacaagttagaacgaaaaccgatttgaaaatcagctgaaaaacaagagttagggtttctggccctaggggcaccagactgtccggtgtgcaccggactgtccggtgcaccctctgccaggtggggcctggctggcccggggaagatccttctccacccagaaacccgagagcgcaggtttcagagatgaattttagtggcgcaccggacagtgcaccggactgtccggtgtgcaccggacaatgactgttcactgtccggtgtgccatgagtccaacggctagctgtcagaactagccgttggaaacgaccgttggcgcaccggtggcgcaccgttggcgcaccggtggcgcaccggactgtccggtgcgccagtgcgcagaaagttgcctgtaacgactagttggtgggtgagggctatttataccccttccacccaccatattcaatgtcttgcactccacatttattccagcacattgctagagcattgcaagcaccaaaagcctagtgaggagattagagaatcttaatccgcgtttgttcctcattagcgctagcgagagccacctagagcacacaccacttgcattaggcttctcttggtaaagcgaaagtctacggcttgttactcttggtgatcggcatcacctagacggcttggtggtgttgggagctcggtgatcaccgtgaagatcttgttggtgacccgactcaagtttgtaagcggtctcgagggatccaccgcgccggagtggcaaaggatcatcttgtagtgagcacttggttcttgcgaggaccaaggggagcgatacccttgcacgggtgctccaacgaggactagtggagagtgccgactcttcgatacctcgggaaaaattggaggagtcttctaaaccttgctttatattccgcacttaattcaagcactttacattgtgtatttgtttagcaagtatttaaagtattgtcttagcattgttgcatttctagtattatattcttagtgctagttgttggggtgaagttgggctcttgcttagctcttgcttaggttttaattagtgttgatttttagaaaagcccaattcaccccctcttgggcatcgtgatcctttcaccccAACAATTACGGTGCTTTAGTTCATAGATATATCTACCCAATCCGCTTCATGCACTGGTTTCTCAGTGGACGATTTAATAAAATGCCATGCATATCCTCATGTGCATATTTAAAGAACACAACCTTAGTCATGATAAAAGCACACCTACACAAAGCCTTTTGATGGTGTAATTATATTTTCCTGTGTTGTAGATTTACATGCAAGCCTGAACACAACGCCTAAGAAAGGAGAAAATTTTAGAATCTGCTGAAAGGGGAAACTGATAAGCCGCTTGTGTGTTATTTTTCAGTCTCCCCCTATGTAGAAAATTAGCCTAAGAAACGGAATCAAGTGTGTAGTGTAGTTGGTACAATCTTCTCTCTGTTGTTCAGGACACATGGCACCAATTAATAATCTTCTCTCTGCTGCCCATCTCCTGCTTTCTCTATCATTTTGGAATCATGCCGCTACAATTGTACCATCTTGGTGTAAAaggaatgccaaagaaattttcaTTGGACACATAGGCTGATAGGCATGAGTTTCTAGCAATATCAGTAATTCAGAATGCATATATGTTTGAATAGTAGGAATCAAGTGTTAATACCGTGGGTTTTGACAGTAGCTAAGTTACCCTGGTATATGTTTTCTACTCGTACGTACTGTATGAAGTATACTACCCTTGATTGGTAGTTCGAACTGTGAACACATCTCCCACTCTTTCCCTccgtccctccctccctctctctctctcaaaaaAAAAAGAGTTGTGATGATAATCGATGGTCCATATGACTATACCGAAAAGGTGAAAATGATCcagtaaccaagtaaaaaacgtaAACAAGCCGAAACGAAATTGTAAGAGAAAGCTAGGGGAAGTGAACTCACCGCCAAAAGTGTCAGTGAATTTATCACATCGGATGTTAAATCCTGAAAATAGGAAAGGATGATCTTAGATCGCAAGAGAAGTTGATATGAAACTTGCACACCCTAAAAGAAAATGAAACAGCAGGAACTACACATAATAATACAGAAGGATGATCTTAGATCTCAAGAGAATCTGATATGAAACATTCACACCCTAAAAGGATATGAAACAGCAAAAACTACTCATAATAATACATAATGTACCCAACATTCAACATTTACTTAAATTAAACTCTCAACAATGAGAAAGGAAATCTCTGTGTGGTCGCataattgaaagctctcttgtgggattTGGTGGTTTGAATGACAATCCAATTAAAGGACTGACAGGTATGTTAAATGTTGGGCATGTACTTATTATAAAGTTTGTGAAGCTCAACACTAGTATTCAAGAGTGATGGTCCAAAGGCTGAATTGATTATgttatggacatcacaagtaatgtAGAACACTGCTTATGTGAGATTGGTGTGCGTAGcttggagacaactgatcaagccaaagaTGGAAGCAAGAagtgcttcgaggtaccgagtgcatgggagaaggtcaaagaggccgaggaacccaaagccagggttgAAGGAGATGACTTGCTAAATCAAGGTTGATCAAGTTGAGAAGagctatggtgcatcaaggatcatcaCCTAAGAACATGACTTACaatcaatgaggtaacatctattgttatgtggtgtaagtcataaggctcaagatcaagctcaagatgaaaaACAAGGTCATTAGAAAGTAGAGCTCTGGTTGAGGTGAAACAGGAAAGATAGGAGAAGATATGAAAGAGGTGATCTTCTAGGACTTATTCAATTGAATTATACTCtaaaaggtatttgtttaagtcacaGGAaagtcctcccaaaagttgaagatgAATGAGGAAGAAAGAAGCGGAAAACACACACATGTGTTGCTGTCTgggtagcaccggacagtccggtgtgcgccggacagtctggtgtcctAGACGACCAAATGTCTAGCCTCGGGTGTCTCAGCTAAAAATGTCGGACAGTCCGGGcccatgcaccggacagtccgtgcccGGTCACCGAACAGTCCAATAGTCCTCAGGAGGCAACGACTGCCTCTAACGGCTAGCTGACACATCGGacggtctggtggtgcaccggacagtccggtgttcgtCAGCACAAAAGGAAGGAGGCAATCAGATCCCACGACGGCAGGCTccagtggagcaccggacagcccggtgccccAGCAGAAGTGGTCGTTATTTCTCATATTTGAGGTCTTCTTTGCCTAGAAAAGGGCAACGACTAGGGGCtcgtttggggctataaaaggacccccttgGCACCCTTTTGAaacacacaagtgcagccaacaagtccatacatcattGTGATcaattctttttctccctcttttcTGTacatctctagtttgtgtagaggcgcagttataagcctttagagaaagAGAAGGTGCTGCTAAGAGCAAGATCAAGATCTTGAGCACTGTTACTTTACCAGAGTGCTATCAAGAAAGGTTGTAAGCAGCCGTGGCAACGTTGTAACAATCATCAAAATatcggaaggctctatctgtcacatTGACATATTTGAGCACATCGGAGGAAGGAGTAAGATACTCCAAGCCAAGgtatggctaactccaacgaggactaggcaaacaTTTCAGGGTTAGCCGAACCTCGGTATAAATCCTTGTGTCCTGCGTGCTCTGTGCTGTGACTCTTGTCTTGTTTCTGTTTCTGTTCTTTGTCTGGTGCTTTATTATTGTGTGCACTTCATATTACTATTATCTGTGGTATGAATTACTTGTGAAGTGCAGGACTCTTTGAGACAGGAACTTCATTTTCGCTGCCACCTACTCGAAGCAATCTTTATTCCGTTGTGATCCAGTCTTCGAGTAAAGTAAGATTTTAAGTTTAGagtgataatttttatttgtCTATTTAccaccctctaggcgacatccaaatCATGTTCCTGGGCATAGGGAACTTCCAATAATTACCTATGAGGCAGCTTGGACCCCGCGTCCTGCTCCCCCGATGCCTCCGCCATCCCAATTCCTGTCGTCGCCGACTCCCCGATGGAACCCGCGGCGGATCCTTGCCGGATCGAGTGTCTACGCCGCCTGCAGCCTAGGCCCCGTGTCCCGCTCCCCCGATGCCTCTGCCCTGTCGTGATAGCTCCCCAATGGAGCCCGCAAGGCTGATGGAATTCCTTTGCGGCTCGAGGTGCCGACGAAGAACCCCTCGGTGGATGCACAACGCTGGTGCGGGAGGCCATCGACTCCCTCGTCAAGAGCTACCACCGCTGCTTCTGCATGGTCCCCGACTTCGACAAGCGCTCGCAGCCTCACAGGTCGAGACGCAGCGCCGCAACATCCAGGTCTGTTTGCCTCGATAAGAAATACGACGAACAAGGCAACGCTTGCGGTTGGGTCCTtacggcgcgcggcggcggggatCTCGAGGGGCGAGGCGATGGGTGCGACTGGCGAGGGAAGGCGGGTGTGGTGGTGTGGACGCCTACGGTAGTATCTAATTGAGTAGTAAAGATATAGTATTTTCCAGGAGTTAGGTAAGGAAGGATGGTAGGGTCATTCCAAAAAAATGTAAGAGGCTTTTTTGCAAATAAATGACGCAGTACGACcattgaaactgatgctttaatacAGTAGAGAAGTCATTCAAGAAAACCGTACAATAATACACACTATGGATCGCGTTGCAAGATAACATGAATGTTACATAAATTTCTTTGGCAAATTACTGAGCCACAAGTCATTCAAGGAAACCTTACAATAATACAGACTCATTCAAGGGAACCTTATAATAATGAGTATATGAATCAATGCAAGATAACCTTAATATAAGCTAAATTTCTAAGTCACAAGTTATTCAAGGGAACCGTACAATAACATAGAGCACGTCTAAGCCACGAGTCATTCAAGGGAACTGTACAATTATAGAGTATTGTCACACTCTGTTACCCTCTCAAATTGGCATCTTGTCACACCGTTACCTTATCAGGTACAATCTCGAGCAGGCCGAGAACATAATCTCACAGTAGATCAATTCCCATCGTTTCCATTACAAAAAAAAAGTCCCAAATGTAATAAGTTTAAAAGAACTGAAGGTAAAAATCTGTATAAAATATGGTCCAATTCCATTCAATGACATAACTAGGCAGTATCCCCCTCTCCTTATGGCTACATCCCAGCCAACAAAAGCATGCCACCCTCCCAACCCCCCAAAAAAATCCCCCAGCAACAATTAATTCGATTATTGCAACACAATAATTGGAAAGCTAAGGTAAAAAATTGTAACAGACTTGTCTCTACCAAAACCAACTACCATGGTGCGAAAGCAGCTGGAATGTTATTACAGAGTCAAGCAGTAATAGCATAGAACTGTCAACCCTGTATCCGTCCGATGGGAATCCTATATGCCGATCTTCTTCTCAAACTTCTGGATCTGATTCAAGAATATCCAGGTCATCTGCATTCAAATTATCAATGGATGGTTACCAGATTGAAAAATAAGGTAAAAGGTGGACTGTCCAGGAGTGTATAGCCAGGTATTCTCTATTTACCATGACATGGGGTGCAATCCTGACGCAGTACACCGGGAAACCAGTGTAGAACTTGAATGGGCCACCGCTCTTGAAGGTCTTCACAGCACAGTCCAAAGACCCTGTGTATGGGTACTTGCCATTCGCATCAGGTTGCATCTTCTGAATCTGTGTCTTCACATAGTCAAAGGGCAAACTGCATGCTGAGGCAAAGAATCCAGAAACAGCGCTGGCTCCTGCAATCAAATTGGACGATTGCATCAGGAAACTGATCAGCAGGCCTAACATGGCTACGTACAGAAATTGACAAAATTAAGCACAATGAGTAGAATCAAAAGGATCCGGGCAATGTCAGTTGCAGAAGCTAAGAAAATAAGCATTTGATTTCAACAACATAGCAGAAATCCTCAAAAGCTTGTAGGCACTAGAATCTTACCAACAACAGTAGAAATTTCTCCTGCGCCAAATTTGTCCCTAAATAGCTCGACACTCTGGTCATAGGAAGCAAGCATACCCATATTGAGTGCCATAGCTCTCACCACAGTTGGACCTGCACCCTTCCAAAGCGCAAGGACTCCCTCATCACCACTGATACGGTAGAGTGCATGGAAAGCATTCTTATAGTTGCGTCGTTGTGCAACTGGCAGGGTCGAATCGGCTTGCATTCTAATGAGTGCCAGATCAGCAGGACTACCAACACAAGCACCAATTGCACCAGCAGTCAGACCAATAAAAGCTTTCTGAAATAGAGGCAATGGCTTCCCTTCATTCTTTTCAACTGCTTTGTTAGTTAGAACCCTGAAAAATGTATCCGAGATATTCTAGTTAAAACTAAATACTAATTATAGATGCAAAAAGATAAAACATTGTCACAAACCAAGGTAAAATAGTTTCAGTATTCATAGCTGATTTTAGATCCGCATGCATGGCTTTGACAAAAGAATTTAATTGGACATGCTACATTTGTTCACATTATATAGTAGTTAAGTAACTCGAAAATCATTTAGTTTACCTAACACAAAAAAAAATATAGGCCCCTTTTGTGAAACAGAATTTTATCTTAACGACATACAAAACTTAAGTAGCATCATTCCTTTATGGAAAACTTCGTACAAATAAATGTGCAGATAGACAAATAAGTATCAAACTCATGGCACTCCAAGGGTAAAGTCATTTGAAGACAGAACAGCTCCTCAAACATTTTTTTGATTGCAACCATATATCTGACAGAGGCTAACAACTAGAAGCTAACAACGCGTAGGTACAATCTCAATGCTACAACAGCCTCCCATTCAAATGGAATGCTAAAACAAGCTGATTCAGAGATCTTTGCACAAGGAAATCAAAAGGTAATGACTGGTCAATTGTCGTAAAACAACACAATATTACAAACCTAAAGGATCCAAGACGAGCAGTCGTGTACGTCGCTTGCCTCAGCAATCCGGCGGACAAACCCTGCCAATGAAAAGCATATGAGAAATTAAGCTATATGTCAATCCAATATACCAATTGATTGCAGATGACATATCAACACAATTACGCAGGCTAAATGTCCTGTAATGTGGAAGATAGAGTAAGAACGCCATACGCTAGATTGCATTTAAGATTTTAAGGTCAACAAATATTTAGTGTTGCAGTATGCAGCACCATGTGCTACATTGAAAATGTACATATTGCATTATATAGAAGGAACAGACAGAATAGGAGTTCACAAGATCAAATACTCAAACTTAA from Zea mays cultivar B73 chromosome 6, Zm-B73-REFERENCE-NAM-5.0, whole genome shotgun sequence harbors:
- the LOC100500990 gene encoding mitochondrial 2-oxoglutarate/malate carrier protein — its product is MADAKQQQQQQQQPQQAAAAATGVWKTVKPFVNGGASGMLATCVIQPIDMVKVRIQLGEGSAGQVTRNMLANEGVRSFYKGLSAGLLRQATYTTARLGSFRVLTNKAVEKNEGKPLPLFQKAFIGLTAGAIGACVGSPADLALIRMQADSTLPVAQRRNYKNAFHALYRISGDEGVLALWKGAGPTVVRAMALNMGMLASYDQSVELFRDKFGAGEISTVVGASAVSGFFASACSLPFDYVKTQIQKMQPDANGKYPYTGSLDCAVKTFKSGGPFKFYTGFPVYCVRIAPHVMMTWIFLNQIQKFEKKIGI